TGAATTTCTGAATCTCTAGGGAAAAACAGTAAAATACACACTTCCCCAGCCTCACACAAGACCCGAAGGGCAGCCAGCGCCCGAGGCGATTCCGAGAATCAGACAAGTTTGGGAACCTGCTAAGCGCAAGCAAAACAAAAGGTTTCCACGCAAATGAGTGAGATGTATCAACTACGTTTTAAAATGCACTCCAGTCCGAGAGCAGACAGGAGGCCACTGCAATAATCCAGACGAGGGGCAGTGAGGCCTGAGAAATGGGAGATAATCGCCTTCATCTCGATTCTTGGCGCCCACCACGCTGTCCCGCTCGGTGGGCCTCCCTTAAGGCACGCAGCTGATCGGAACGCGCTTTCTTACCCGCCTCATGCGACCGTTTGACAGCAGGTCGGCGATCCCCTTGGCCGCGTCGTTTTTTTCGGCCACACAGAGGACTTTCCGCACGCCTCGGAGGGCCATCTCCATGGCGGCGCGGGAAAAGGCACGGTCTTCGGGCCGTCGCAGCCACCGGAGCGCGTAGCGGGCGACAGGAAAGATCATCCTCAGACCTCGCGCCCGGAGCCGCTCCCCGGCTGCCGGCGCATCCTGGGGAAGCCAGAGATGAGGCTCAAATGGCGCCCACCGAAAGGGAACCAGAGCCTCGCTTCGGTCACGTCCCCACCAGCCTGCTGGCCTTTGGAGCTTCAGTCACTGAGCCTTTCCCGTGCCGCAGCCGCCGCCTCAGCACCGAATCCAGTATCTTGGCGTGGAACTTCCGCCCGCCTTCTCCAGCTACTTCCGCCAGGCGCGCGCCCCACAGCGACCTGGAACTACAACTCCCAGACTGTCCCGCGCCCCTCGTCCAAGCACGTTCCCCTCTGCCACCTTCCCGCCGCCCCCGTCTCACTCCGcccctctttcccctccttcccGGCAGTGGTTGGTTAATCGGACTCCTTCTTGCGGGGAGCCGCCAGACACTCCCATCCAAGGCCTCTTTCTCATGACTTTTTAATCTCCTGCTCGGAAGTCTACGAGGACGCTTCCGGGTCACGCGGCGCGGACACCAGGAGTCATGTGATGTCAAGATGGCGGCGCCGCGGTAGCAGGATCCGGGTTGTGGCGTCCTAGGAGCCGCGACGGTTTCTGCCCTCGGGCAGTGAGGGGCAGCAGCGCTTGGCTGACCCCTGCGGCGTCCCGTAGCCTCGCGTTAAGCCTTGTTCAGAGCGGGGGCTTTTGCTGTCGCAGTGGGTTCCGGAGAGTGCAGGTGATTTCGCAGCAGGTTTCTTGTGCTGGCCGCGCTCGCCGGACGAAGAAGAGAAGGGCAGTTGGGCCTGCGGCCTTGGCGTTCAtgaggcctcagagagctccGGAGGAGCTACAACTGTGAGGGGGCTGCTAGAGTTCTTCTCCTCGGGTGTGTGAGAAGCAGCCTAGGACCCCGGGTTCGGGGAGTCGCAAAGAAGGCCGTAAGGGCTTCACTTCCTTCTCCGGAGGCCTGCCTTCTGCGCGTCGATTAACACCGCATTCTTTCCCACTTCCTCTCAATGTTTTCTTCATATATCTGGAAATATGATCAGCGCCCCTGACGTAGTGGCCTTCACCAAAGAGGAAGAGTATGAAGAAGAGCCTTACAATGAGCCGGCCCTGCCTGAGGAGTACTCGGTGCCGCTCTTCCCCTTCGCCAGTCAGGGTGCTAACCCCTGGTCAAAACTGTCCGGGGCCAAGTTTTCGAGGGACTTCATTCTTATTTCCGAGTTCTCTGAGCAGGTGGGACCCCAACCCTTACTGACCATCCCCAATGACACCAAAGTTTTTGGCACTTTTGATCTCAATTACTTCTCCCTGCGTATCATGTCTGTGGATTACCAGGCTTCCTTCGTGGGCCATCCTCCTGGATCTGCCTACCCCAAGCTGAACTTCGTGGAGGACTCCAAGGTGGTGCTGGGAGATTCTAAGGAGGGCGCCTTTGCATACGTGCACCACCTTACCCTATACGACCTGGAGGCCCGTGGCTTCGTGAGGCCGTTTTGCATGGCTTATATCTCTGCAGACCAGCATAAAATCATGCAGCAGTTCCAGGAGCTTTCAGCCGAATTTTCCAGAGCTTCTGAGTGCTTGAAGACTGGCAACAGGAAGGCATTTGCTGGGGAACTTGAAAAAAAGCTGAAAGACTTGGATTACACCAGGACAGTGCTACACACAGAAACGGAGATCCAGAAGAAAGCCAACGACAAAGGCTTTTACTCATCTCAGGCAATTGAGAAAGCCAATGAACTGGCCAGTGTGGAGAAGTCCATCATTGAACATCAAGACCTGCTGAAGCAGATCCGCTCATACCCTCATCGGAAGTTGAAGGGGCATGATTTGTGTCCTGGTGAGATGGAGCACATCCAGGATCAGGCCAGCCAGGCATCCACTACCTCTAACCCTGATGAGTCTGCCGACACAGACCTTTACACCTGCAGACCAGCCTACACCCCAAAACTTATCAAAGCAAAGTCCACCAAGTGTTTTGACAAGAAGTTGAAGACCTTGGAGGAGCTCTGTGACACTGAATATTTCACCCAGACCCTGGCTCAGCTCAGCCACATTGAACACATGTTCAGAGGAGACCTGTGTTACCTCCTGACCAGTCAGATTGATAGAGCACTTCTAAAACAACAGCATATAACAAACTTTCTCTTTGAAGACTTTGTGGAGGTCGATGACAGGATGGTGGAGAAACAAGAAAGCATACCCTCTAAGCCCAGTCAAGACAGGCCGCCTTCCAGTTCTCTAGAAGAATGCCCAATTCCTAAAGTGTTAATTAGTGTTGGTTCTTACAAGTCCAGTGTGGAGTCTGTGTTGATCAAGATGGAGCAGGAACTGGGAGATGAGGAGTACAAGGAAGTGGAAGTGACTGAGTTGAGCAGTTTCGACCCCCAGGAAAACTTGGACTACCTGGATATGGATATGAAAGGGAGTATCAGCAGTGGTGAAAGTATTGAAGTTTTGGGCACGGAGAAATCCACCTCCGTGCTTTCTAAATCTGACAGCCAGGCAAGCCTCACAGTACCATTGAGCCCCCAGGTGGTCCGGAGCAAAGCAGTCAGCCACAGGACCATCAGCGAGGACAGTATTGAAGTCCTCAGTACCTGCCCCTCTGAGGCCCTCATCCCTGATGACTTTAAGGCCAGCTACCC
The sequence above is drawn from the Homo sapiens chromosome 17 genomic patch of type NOVEL, GRCh38.p14 PATCHES HSCHR17_3_CTG1 genome and encodes:
- the SMCR8 gene encoding guanine nucleotide exchange protein SMCR8, translated to MISAPDVVAFTKEEEYEEEPYNEPALPEEYSVPLFPFASQGANPWSKLSGAKFSRDFILISEFSEQVGPQPLLTIPNDTKVFGTFDLNYFSLRIMSVDYQASFVGHPPGSAYPKLNFVEDSKVVLGDSKEGAFAYVHHLTLYDLEARGFVRPFCMAYISADQHKIMQQFQELSAEFSRASECLKTGNRKAFAGELEKKLKDLDYTRTVLHTETEIQKKANDKGFYSSQAIEKANELASVEKSIIEHQDLLKQIRSYPHRKLKGHDLCPGEMEHIQDQASQASTTSNPDESADTDLYTCRPAYTPKLIKAKSTKCFDKKLKTLEELCDTEYFTQTLAQLSHIEHMFRGDLCYLLTSQIDRALLKQQHITNFLFEDFVEVDDRMVEKQESIPSKPSQDRPPSSSLEECPIPKVLISVGSYKSSVESVLIKMEQELGDEEYKEVEVTELSSFDPQENLDYLDMDMKGSISSGESIEVLGTEKSTSVLSKSDSQASLTVPLSPQVVRSKAVSHRTISEDSIEVLSTCPSEALIPDDFKASYPSAINEEESYPDGNEGAIRFQASISPPELGETEEGSIENTPSQIDSSCCIGKESDGQLVLPSTPAHTHSDEDGVVSSPPQRHRQKDQGFRVDFSVENANPSSRDNSCEGFPAYELDPSHLLASRDISKTSLDNYSDTTSYVSSVASTSSDRIPSAYPAGLSSDRHKKRAGQNALKFIRQYPFAHPAIYSLLSGRTLVVLGEDEAIVRKLVTALAIFVPSYGCYAKPVKHWASSPLHIMDFQKWKLIGLQRVASPAGAGTLHALSRYSRYTSILDLDNKTLRCPLYRGTLVPRLADHRTQIKRGSTYYLHVQSMLTQLCSKAFLYTFCHHLHLPTHDKETEELVASRQMSFLKLTLGLVNEDVRVVQYLAELLKLHYMQESPGTSHPMLRFDYVPSFLYKI